The following are encoded in a window of Pseudomonadota bacterium genomic DNA:
- a CDS encoding HD domain-containing phosphohydrolase — MNTNQLSASHYAGAAALLFIYGGAVCPLIDSLDRATWAVNVVVCFGIGWLLRTAGYAGLERTRGERPTPRQTLALDLGVLALIAVVIATVNSVTAYFMLESVLKVLVGIGAVGYFISTDTLLHSELRTGQALAARGENHQLASARRSFSRRFLVLSLISLSIVAVVLVLLVNKQLLVMSWTETAPDNALRRGIVIESIFVVGVVAAYVCRTMQSASKLLAFYLQNQQRTLERVSAGDYDHNVPIISNDEFGDIARHTNNMIETIIERSAELQRTQNATILSLAALAETRDTDTGAHITRTQHYVKVLAEHMATHPDYADQLTPDVVDLIYKSTPLHDIGKVGIPDSVLLKPGKLTDDEYDTMKTHTLLGVRALEVVEAELGSSNFLRYAKDVVATHHERWDGKGYPAGLAGEDIPLCGRLMAVADVYDALISERVYKPAFDHAKARYIIVEGSGTQFDPAVVSAFVACEAEFNRIAKRLTQPRAENALAA, encoded by the coding sequence ATGAACACCAATCAGCTGAGCGCGAGCCACTACGCCGGCGCGGCGGCCCTGCTTTTCATCTACGGCGGCGCTGTCTGTCCGTTGATCGACTCCCTGGACCGCGCGACGTGGGCCGTCAACGTGGTGGTCTGCTTCGGCATCGGATGGCTGTTGCGCACCGCAGGTTACGCCGGGCTGGAACGCACGCGTGGCGAGCGCCCAACACCACGCCAAACCCTCGCCCTGGACCTGGGCGTGCTGGCGTTGATCGCGGTTGTGATCGCCACGGTAAACTCGGTTACCGCCTACTTCATGCTCGAGAGTGTCCTCAAGGTGCTCGTGGGCATTGGCGCAGTCGGTTATTTCATTTCCACGGACACGCTGCTGCACAGCGAACTCCGCACCGGGCAGGCCCTGGCTGCACGGGGCGAGAACCACCAACTGGCCTCCGCGCGACGCTCGTTCTCGCGCCGCTTCCTGGTGCTGTCCCTGATCAGTCTCAGCATCGTGGCCGTGGTCTTGGTGCTGTTGGTGAACAAGCAACTGCTGGTGATGAGCTGGACCGAAACCGCGCCGGACAATGCCCTGCGGCGGGGCATCGTGATCGAGTCCATCTTTGTCGTCGGCGTGGTCGCGGCCTACGTGTGCCGTACCATGCAGTCCGCGTCCAAGCTGCTCGCCTTCTACCTGCAGAACCAACAGCGCACGCTCGAGCGCGTGTCCGCCGGCGACTACGACCACAACGTGCCGATTATCAGCAACGACGAGTTCGGTGACATCGCCCGCCACACGAACAACATGATAGAAACGATCATCGAGCGGTCTGCGGAGCTCCAGCGCACACAGAACGCCACCATCCTCTCACTCGCCGCGTTGGCCGAGACGCGCGACACTGACACCGGCGCGCACATCACCCGCACGCAGCACTACGTCAAGGTGCTGGCCGAGCACATGGCGACGCACCCGGACTACGCCGACCAGCTCACGCCCGACGTGGTCGACCTGATCTACAAGTCGACGCCGCTGCACGACATCGGCAAAGTCGGTATCCCCGACAGCGTGTTGCTGAAGCCCGGTAAACTGACCGACGACGAGTACGACACCATGAAAACGCACACGCTCCTCGGGGTGCGCGCGCTGGAGGTGGTCGAGGCCGAACTCGGCTCGTCGAATTTCCTGCGCTACGCCAAGGACGTGGTTGCAACCCACCACGAGCGCTGGGACGGCAAGGGCTACCCGGCGGGGCTCGCCGGTGAGGACATCCCGCTGTGCGGCCGGCTGATGGCGGTCGCAGACGTCTACGACGCGTTGATCAGCGAGCGGGTGTACAAACCGGCGTTCGATCACGCCAAAGCGCGCTACATCATCGTCGAGGGCAGCGGCACGCAATTCGACCCCGCCGTGGTCAGCGCCTTTGTCGCCTGCGAGGCCGAGTTCAACCGAATCGCGAAGCGCCTGACCCAACCCCGCGCCGAGAACGCGCTGGCGGCCTGA
- a CDS encoding RNA polymerase sigma factor, with protein sequence MTADFNAHDAIRALYPRLWRFCLATTGSRVNADDLAQTACLRALERIHQFNPGTAFDAWVFRISKHVWINELRANAVRRGGGLVAIEDAEPADRDHTPESNLSGSEVLDTLMQLPEAQRVTAYLAYVEGYSYKETASMLDIPIGTVMSRLSAARKRLSAHLRADYPAAQAGQPT encoded by the coding sequence ATGACGGCCGACTTCAACGCGCACGACGCCATTCGCGCGCTCTACCCCAGGCTGTGGCGGTTCTGCCTGGCCACCACCGGATCCCGCGTGAACGCGGACGACCTCGCACAGACGGCGTGCCTGCGCGCACTGGAGCGTATCCACCAGTTCAACCCGGGCACGGCATTTGATGCCTGGGTCTTTCGCATCAGCAAGCATGTTTGGATCAACGAGCTGCGCGCCAACGCGGTGCGCCGCGGCGGCGGCCTGGTGGCCATCGAGGACGCGGAGCCCGCGGACCGCGACCACACACCGGAATCGAATTTATCCGGCTCTGAAGTGTTAGACACACTGATGCAACTGCCAGAAGCCCAGCGGGTCACAGCGTATCTGGCGTACGTAGAAGGCTACAGCTACAAAGAGACGGCGAGTATGCTCGACATCCCCATTGGCACCGTGATGAGCCGGTTGTCAGCCGCACGCAAACGGTTGAGTGCGCATTTGCGGGCAGATTACCCGGCGGCGCAGGCGGGCCAGCCGACATGA
- a CDS encoding YceI family protein, giving the protein MKKRITSVLAGVALAACTSVSLAGGHANWMLSAEDSTVAFGSVKADVVGEVHHFSSMSGSISEAGAVSVEIDVASVETNIGIRNERMREFVFTNGPKAVLEAQVDMGALKALAVGDTTLVDVTGSVTINGTAVPVNATFFAAMLAEDRLLVTTADMIMLPIEAAGLTPGVDKLMELAGLPSITRVSPVTLRMVFGLQS; this is encoded by the coding sequence ATGAAAAAACGTATCACATCGGTGCTGGCAGGCGTAGCCCTCGCGGCCTGCACGTCGGTATCGCTCGCTGGTGGCCACGCCAACTGGATGCTGTCCGCCGAGGATTCCACGGTGGCCTTCGGCTCGGTCAAGGCCGATGTGGTCGGCGAGGTACACCACTTCTCGTCGATGTCCGGGTCCATCAGCGAAGCGGGCGCGGTGTCTGTCGAAATCGACGTGGCGTCGGTCGAGACAAACATCGGTATCCGCAACGAGCGCATGCGCGAATTCGTCTTCACCAACGGCCCGAAGGCCGTGCTCGAAGCGCAGGTGGATATGGGTGCCCTGAAGGCGCTTGCTGTCGGTGACACCACACTTGTCGATGTCACGGGCAGTGTGACGATCAACGGCACCGCGGTGCCGGTCAACGCCACGTTCTTTGCGGCCATGCTGGCCGAAGACAGGTTGCTGGTGACCACAGCCGACATGATCATGTTGCCGATCGAAGCCGCAGGTCTGACACCGGGTGTGGACAAGCTGATGGAGCTCGCCGGTCTGCCGAGTATCACGCGCGTGTCTCCGGTCACCCTGCGGATGGTGTTCGGTCTGCAGAGCTGA
- a CDS encoding HDOD domain-containing protein: protein MKSVVFVDDEASVLDGLRRSLRKKRAEWDMHFFTSAEDALMFMKYDHIDVVVSDMRMPGMNGAEFLQAVQKQQPKAIRLALSGYADSQLILESAHAIHQHISKPAEIKTIIETVEHSIALQAKLSDPRLQSYVGSLSALPSMPHVYDEIMSMVADDGYTEEEIAAVIEKDVGFTATVLRIVNSDFFGAYGNIDSIGQAVSMLGTETLKNIVLSENLFTQFERTDADELERLNVLSKSVSALAHKFAVAAGLNDRARDHCQLAGMVCTMGDMVFLDTGEPGNDISSPVVSAYMLNLWSMPDSLVESVLRHRDPIEHGYAQRRDVLTEADCVRAAWFACIDYLHMDDDDRWGREEAMQRTLLALAKDPKLAEKWYDKLYTML from the coding sequence GTGAAATCGGTTGTGTTCGTCGACGACGAAGCGTCGGTACTGGACGGTTTGCGCCGCAGCTTGCGCAAGAAGCGGGCGGAATGGGACATGCACTTCTTCACCAGCGCCGAAGACGCGTTGATGTTCATGAAGTACGACCACATCGACGTGGTCGTCAGTGACATGCGCATGCCCGGAATGAACGGCGCCGAGTTCCTCCAGGCAGTGCAGAAGCAACAGCCCAAGGCGATCCGACTGGCGCTCTCGGGCTACGCCGATTCACAGCTGATCCTGGAGTCGGCACATGCCATTCACCAGCACATTTCGAAGCCCGCCGAGATCAAGACGATCATCGAGACGGTCGAGCACAGCATCGCGTTGCAGGCGAAGCTGTCGGACCCACGCTTGCAGTCCTACGTCGGCAGCCTGAGCGCGCTGCCTTCCATGCCGCACGTCTACGACGAGATCATGTCGATGGTGGCGGACGACGGCTACACCGAGGAGGAGATCGCTGCGGTCATCGAGAAGGACGTCGGTTTCACCGCGACCGTGCTGCGCATTGTCAACTCCGATTTCTTCGGCGCCTACGGCAACATCGACTCGATTGGCCAGGCCGTGAGCATGCTCGGCACAGAGACGCTGAAAAACATCGTGCTGTCGGAAAACCTGTTCACCCAGTTCGAGCGCACCGACGCGGACGAACTGGAGCGGTTGAACGTGCTGTCAAAGTCGGTGAGTGCACTGGCGCACAAGTTCGCCGTCGCGGCTGGCCTGAACGACCGCGCACGCGACCACTGCCAGCTGGCCGGTATGGTGTGCACGATGGGCGATATGGTGTTCCTCGACACCGGCGAACCCGGCAACGACATCTCCTCGCCGGTGGTGTCGGCGTACATGCTCAACCTCTGGTCGATGCCGGACTCGCTGGTCGAGTCCGTGCTGCGGCACCGCGACCCGATCGAGCACGGATATGCCCAACGCCGCGACGTCCTGACCGAAGCCGACTGCGTCAGAGCGGCCTGGTTCGCTTGCATCGACTACCTGCACATGGACGACGACGACCGCTGGGGCCGTGAAGAGGCCATGCAGCGAACCTTGCTGGCACTCGCCAAGGACCCCAAGCTCGCCGAGAAGTGGTACGACAAGCTCTACACGATGTTGTAG
- a CDS encoding YdiU family protein, protein MATVPPSADTAELPPLRFSERFSQDLPADPSRVNRPRQVEGAAYSFVSPSPVSAPCTLAVSNDMMARLGLSADVARTPGFAALFAGNAVPSDSEPYAMNYGGHQFGNWAGQLGDGRAINLGEVLTPAGEHLALQLKGAGTTPYSRGADGRAVLRSSLREFVCSEAMHHLGVPTTRALSLVATGDPVLRDILYNGNAAHEPGAIVCRVSTSFVRFGSFQIHAARGDRDTLRTLIEHTVRHHYPECLSDGAVDNRAIAAWFRTLCERTAELVVHWQRVGFVHGVLNTDNMSVLGETIDYGPYGWLEDYDPDWTPNTTDAEFRRYRFGQQPAIALWNLAQLANALLTLTDEVDPLQAGVDHYRGHFERTWRAMMASKLGLAGWREGDQTLVDGLESVLGATETDMTLFYRALARLPLDGDAPADDVFRPAWYAPETVTDAVLQTLADWVQHYRRRCAADPLDADARTATMQGVNPLYVPRNYLAQLAIDAAEQGDTAPLERWMTALTTPYTEQPGMDDLAEKRPEWARTRVGCSMLSCSS, encoded by the coding sequence ATGGCCACCGTCCCCCCTTCTGCAGACACAGCGGAGTTGCCGCCACTGAGGTTCTCCGAGCGCTTCTCGCAGGACCTCCCCGCCGATCCCTCCCGGGTCAATCGCCCGCGGCAAGTCGAGGGTGCCGCCTACTCTTTCGTGTCACCTTCCCCGGTGTCTGCCCCGTGCACGCTCGCGGTGTCGAACGACATGATGGCGCGTCTGGGCCTGTCGGCAGACGTGGCGAGAACACCGGGATTCGCCGCGCTGTTCGCCGGGAACGCGGTGCCGTCGGACAGCGAACCCTACGCCATGAACTACGGCGGGCACCAGTTCGGCAATTGGGCCGGACAGCTCGGCGACGGGCGGGCGATCAACCTCGGCGAGGTGCTCACACCCGCTGGCGAACACCTCGCCCTGCAGCTCAAGGGTGCCGGCACCACGCCCTACTCCCGCGGCGCCGACGGCCGAGCCGTGCTGCGCTCCTCACTGCGCGAATTCGTCTGTTCCGAGGCCATGCACCACCTCGGTGTGCCGACAACGCGCGCGCTGAGCCTGGTCGCCACCGGCGATCCGGTGCTCAGGGACATACTCTACAACGGCAATGCCGCGCACGAACCCGGCGCCATCGTCTGCCGCGTGTCCACCTCCTTCGTGCGCTTCGGCAGTTTCCAGATCCACGCCGCGCGGGGCGACCGCGACACCTTGCGCACGCTGATCGAGCACACCGTGCGCCACCACTACCCCGAGTGCCTGAGCGACGGCGCCGTCGACAACCGGGCGATCGCGGCCTGGTTCCGAACGCTCTGCGAGCGCACGGCCGAGCTCGTCGTGCACTGGCAACGCGTTGGCTTCGTGCACGGTGTGCTGAACACCGACAACATGTCGGTGCTGGGGGAGACGATCGACTACGGACCCTACGGATGGCTCGAAGACTACGACCCCGACTGGACACCGAACACGACCGATGCGGAGTTCCGCCGCTACCGCTTCGGCCAGCAACCGGCCATCGCGCTGTGGAACCTCGCTCAGCTGGCCAATGCGCTGTTGACGCTGACCGACGAGGTAGACCCGTTGCAGGCGGGCGTTGACCACTATCGGGGCCATTTCGAGCGGACGTGGCGCGCGATGATGGCGAGCAAGCTCGGCCTGGCCGGATGGCGCGAAGGCGATCAGACGCTGGTTGACGGGCTGGAGTCGGTGCTCGGTGCAACCGAGACTGACATGACGCTGTTCTACCGTGCCCTCGCCAGGTTGCCACTGGACGGCGACGCGCCTGCCGACGACGTCTTTCGACCCGCCTGGTATGCACCCGAAACGGTGACAGACGCCGTCTTGCAGACCTTGGCGGATTGGGTACAGCACTACCGCCGCCGGTGTGCGGCGGACCCACTCGACGCCGACGCACGCACCGCAACAATGCAAGGCGTCAACCCGCTCTACGTGCCGAGAAACTACCTCGCACAGCTGGCGATCGACGCCGCCGAACAAGGTGATACCGCGCCGCTCGAACGCTGGATGACAGCGCTGACGACTCCCTATACCGAGCAACCCGGCATGGACGACCTCGCCGAGAAACGGCCGGAATGGGCTCGTACGCGCGTCGGGTGTTCGATGTTGTCCTGCAGTTCCTGA
- a CDS encoding TolC family outer membrane protein: MPTRLTVALAATTLLSAPAWVSAADLLSVYRDALANDKSYQIATHQHAAAQQAIEIARSAQRPTAGLSVVTTVSDNSRLDENSLTAALTGSMALYNRTNALRVDAAESNAAQADADLDAAEQSLALRAAQLYFEVLRARDATLFARAELDAFERQLEQTEGRFDVGLVAITDVKEAQAGYDGAQAGVIAAENDLATALQALKVTTGRFPDDIASLRDDIELTLPQPANVERWVTTAADHSPQIRAAREASDSARADLRIARASTSPTLDLEATLSETASDVDLNDDFGNRSLRLTFGLPLYTGGSRAANSRQARQLLSAAEQQLALAEAEVERDVRNSFASVKSSISRVSALERALESSRTGLEATQAGFEAGTRTNVDVLNAIRSESDARTQLSGARYDYMLAMLELNALAGKLGEDEIARLNRWLTD, encoded by the coding sequence ATGCCGACTCGCCTCACCGTCGCGCTGGCCGCGACCACATTGCTGAGCGCGCCCGCGTGGGTTTCCGCCGCTGATCTTCTGAGCGTGTACCGCGACGCCCTGGCCAACGACAAGAGCTACCAGATCGCGACCCACCAACACGCTGCCGCGCAGCAGGCCATCGAGATCGCCCGGTCGGCACAGCGTCCGACAGCCGGCCTCAGTGTGGTCACGACCGTCTCGGACAACAGCCGACTCGATGAAAACAGCTTGACCGCCGCACTGACCGGCAGCATGGCGTTGTACAACCGCACCAACGCCTTGCGTGTGGACGCCGCCGAGAGCAACGCCGCGCAAGCCGACGCCGACCTCGACGCCGCCGAACAGAGCCTGGCCCTGCGCGCCGCTCAACTCTACTTCGAGGTGCTGCGCGCGCGCGATGCCACCTTGTTTGCGCGCGCGGAACTCGACGCGTTCGAGCGGCAACTCGAACAAACCGAAGGGCGCTTCGACGTCGGTCTGGTGGCCATCACGGACGTGAAGGAAGCGCAGGCGGGCTACGACGGTGCACAGGCTGGCGTGATCGCCGCCGAGAACGACCTCGCGACCGCACTTCAGGCCTTGAAAGTGACCACCGGTCGCTTCCCCGACGACATCGCCTCGCTGCGGGACGACATCGAACTCACGCTGCCGCAACCGGCCAACGTCGAGCGTTGGGTCACCACCGCAGCTGACCACAGCCCGCAGATCCGCGCCGCGCGGGAGGCGAGTGACTCGGCGCGCGCCGACCTCCGCATCGCCCGTGCGAGCACCTCGCCCACGCTGGACCTCGAAGCCACACTGAGTGAAACCGCTTCAGACGTCGACCTCAACGACGATTTCGGCAACCGCTCGCTGCGCCTGACCTTCGGCCTGCCGCTCTACACCGGCGGTTCGCGCGCGGCCAACTCACGGCAGGCCCGCCAACTCCTGAGCGCAGCGGAACAGCAATTGGCACTCGCCGAGGCCGAGGTGGAGCGCGACGTGCGCAACAGCTTCGCCTCGGTCAAGTCGTCGATCAGCCGCGTGTCGGCACTCGAACGCGCACTGGAATCCAGCCGCACGGGCCTCGAGGCCACGCAGGCCGGCTTCGAAGCCGGCACCCGCACCAACGTCGACGTGCTGAACGCGATTCGCTCAGAGTCCGACGCGCGCACGCAGCTCTCCGGTGCCCGCTACGACTACATGCTCGCCATGCTGGAATTGAATGCGCTGGCCGGCAAGTTGGGCGAGGACGAGATCGCGCGGCTCAACCGCTGGCTCACAGACTGA
- a CDS encoding S9 family peptidase, with translation MSATPRPPKTHRLHGVERVDEFDWLRDPDWREVMRDPSMLAQDIRDHLESENAATEAAMAATGPLRDAVFVEIRGRTAETDSSVPAPDGPYEYYRRIETGEQYGRWCRRPREGEAAEQVLLDGNVEAGDSAYCGFGSVETSPDHRFMVWSVDRNGSEVYSIQVRDLATGEDTVLAVASASANVTWAADSETLYYTTLDDNHRTDRVWRCHRGGGPSELVYAESDAGFFVSVGSSSSHRHMIVYAHDHTTDECHVLDAADPNAALRCIQPRIRDLHYDVDDWGDRWLILTNRDGAVDFKLMTAPLASRGVDDWQDYYQPATDVLLHEFILKRDFLVVREQVDALPRLGVLAHPDPDIAPVFEWLAFDEACYALSASGGLQFDDALLRVFYSSPATPPTTWDMDLATGERTLRKQQRIPSGHRPEDYTTGRSWATAPDGERVPVSFIHRADRDPSRAAPLFLYGYGAYGSSTPAGFSAARLSLVDRGVVCAVAHVRGGMERGYRWYTEGKLEKKANTFNDFIAVAEHLIELGLVDAARCACYGGSAGGLLIGAVVNQRPDLFACAVADVPFVDVLNTMCDASLPLTPPEWQEWGNPIESAEAYRTIAAYSPYDNVRAVAYPALLVLAGLTDPRVTYWEPAKWVARLRETRSNTAPLLLKTRMDAGHGGASGRYDAIEETAFIYGFVLNALGAERSLRASD, from the coding sequence GTGTCTGCCACCCCGCGACCGCCCAAGACCCACCGCCTGCACGGCGTTGAACGCGTTGACGAGTTCGATTGGTTGCGCGATCCCGACTGGCGCGAGGTGATGCGCGATCCGTCGATGCTGGCTCAGGACATCCGCGATCACCTCGAGTCAGAGAATGCGGCGACCGAGGCTGCGATGGCAGCGACCGGGCCATTGCGCGACGCCGTGTTCGTGGAGATTCGCGGGCGCACCGCCGAGACTGACAGCAGCGTGCCGGCACCGGACGGGCCCTACGAGTATTACCGCCGGATCGAGACCGGCGAGCAGTACGGTCGCTGGTGCCGTCGGCCTCGCGAGGGCGAGGCGGCCGAGCAGGTCCTGCTCGACGGCAACGTCGAGGCGGGCGACAGCGCCTATTGCGGCTTCGGATCCGTGGAAACCAGCCCCGACCACCGGTTCATGGTCTGGTCGGTCGACCGCAACGGCAGCGAGGTCTACAGCATTCAGGTGCGCGACCTCGCCACCGGCGAGGACACCGTGCTGGCGGTGGCGTCAGCCAGTGCCAATGTCACCTGGGCGGCGGACAGCGAGACGCTCTACTACACCACGCTGGACGACAACCACCGCACCGACCGTGTCTGGCGTTGCCACCGCGGCGGTGGCCCGAGTGAGCTCGTCTACGCGGAGTCTGACGCGGGTTTTTTCGTCTCGGTGGGCTCGAGCAGCTCGCACCGGCACATGATCGTCTACGCCCACGACCACACCACCGACGAGTGCCATGTGCTCGATGCAGCAGACCCGAACGCGGCACTCAGGTGCATCCAACCCCGGATTCGCGACTTGCACTACGACGTCGACGATTGGGGCGACCGCTGGTTGATCCTGACCAACCGGGACGGTGCGGTCGACTTCAAGCTGATGACGGCACCGCTCGCAAGCCGTGGGGTCGACGACTGGCAGGACTACTACCAGCCGGCCACGGACGTGCTGCTGCATGAATTCATTCTCAAGCGTGACTTTCTCGTGGTGCGTGAGCAGGTCGATGCGTTGCCGCGCTTGGGCGTGCTTGCACACCCGGACCCCGATATCGCACCGGTGTTCGAGTGGCTGGCCTTCGACGAAGCCTGCTACGCGCTGTCAGCGTCGGGCGGACTGCAGTTCGACGATGCGCTGCTGCGCGTGTTCTATTCCTCACCCGCGACGCCGCCGACCACCTGGGACATGGACCTTGCGACCGGTGAACGCACGTTGCGCAAGCAGCAGCGCATCCCGAGCGGACACCGGCCCGAGGACTACACCACGGGACGGAGCTGGGCGACCGCGCCCGACGGCGAACGGGTGCCCGTGAGTTTCATCCACCGAGCAGACCGTGACCCGTCCCGCGCCGCACCGCTCTTCCTCTACGGCTACGGGGCCTACGGCTCGAGCACGCCGGCGGGTTTCTCCGCGGCGCGCCTGTCACTCGTGGATCGGGGGGTGGTCTGTGCGGTCGCCCACGTGCGCGGCGGCATGGAACGCGGTTACCGCTGGTACACCGAGGGCAAGCTGGAGAAAAAAGCCAACACCTTCAACGACTTCATCGCCGTGGCCGAACACCTGATCGAGCTCGGCCTGGTGGATGCCGCCCGGTGTGCCTGCTACGGTGGCTCGGCGGGCGGTCTGTTGATCGGGGCCGTGGTCAACCAACGCCCGGACCTTTTCGCGTGCGCTGTCGCCGATGTGCCCTTTGTCGACGTGCTCAACACCATGTGCGACGCCAGCCTGCCCTTGACGCCGCCGGAGTGGCAAGAGTGGGGGAACCCGATCGAGAGCGCCGAGGCGTACCGCACGATTGCCGCTTACAGCCCGTACGACAACGTGCGTGCGGTGGCGTATCCGGCGCTGCTGGTGCTGGCCGGTCTGACCGACCCGCGGGTGACCTACTGGGAGCCGGCCAAGTGGGTGGCTCGTTTGCGCGAAACCCGCAGCAACACGGCGCCACTGTTGTTGAAGACACGCATGGACGCCGGACACGGCGGTGCGTCGGGGCGTTACGACGCCATCGAGGAGACGGCGTTCATCTACGGCTTCGTGCTCAACGCGCTCGGCGCGGAGCGCAGTCTGCGCGCGTCGGACTGA
- a CDS encoding serine protease, with protein sequence MNRVPLRATVGALALGSTCALALDVQPRIIGGCQTTNGQYDYTVALATTAGATEFQAQFCGGTLIHENWVLTAAHCLYIPTGGSFTPMTPADVQVLLDVHTLSTTQVANGVAVDQIIRHASYNVNDASSPNDIALLKLATPQTGRDVVRLSTVKPGAGLAALTLGWGDTNIDAAIAEYSTTLQEVNVDTYSDAACSAALPSVTLALSQLCAGTEAGGRDSCQGDSGGPLYLDTPNGVTQVGIVSFGDGCAKTDTPGVYTSVDAFLSWVETNTFNAGTGSADVPAPGGVGEAFEPLASVCPAGSTGGTEGGSSSESGSGSDGAGFTLGGGGGGGSGHASAAVGSVSLWAALLGVCAVWRQVRRRVSPTRADCAPRRAR encoded by the coding sequence ATGAACCGTGTCCCACTGCGCGCGACCGTCGGTGCCCTGGCCCTTGGCAGCACCTGTGCTCTCGCCCTCGACGTTCAACCGCGCATCATAGGCGGTTGCCAGACCACCAACGGCCAGTACGACTACACCGTCGCCCTGGCGACGACCGCCGGTGCGACGGAGTTCCAGGCGCAATTCTGTGGTGGCACGCTGATTCACGAGAATTGGGTGCTGACCGCAGCCCACTGCCTGTATATCCCGACTGGCGGCAGTTTCACACCGATGACCCCCGCAGACGTGCAGGTGCTGCTCGACGTCCACACGCTGTCGACAACCCAGGTTGCCAACGGTGTCGCGGTGGATCAGATCATCCGCCACGCGTCCTACAACGTGAACGACGCCTCGTCCCCCAACGACATCGCGCTGCTGAAACTGGCCACGCCACAAACCGGCCGCGACGTCGTGCGATTGTCCACGGTCAAGCCCGGGGCCGGGCTTGCCGCACTGACCCTCGGCTGGGGTGACACCAACATCGACGCTGCGATCGCCGAGTACAGCACCACGTTGCAGGAAGTGAATGTTGACACCTACAGCGACGCCGCCTGCTCGGCCGCGCTGCCGTCGGTAACCCTCGCGCTGAGTCAGCTCTGCGCCGGCACCGAGGCCGGTGGCCGCGACAGTTGCCAGGGGGACAGCGGCGGACCGCTCTACCTCGATACGCCAAACGGTGTGACGCAGGTCGGCATCGTCAGCTTTGGCGACGGTTGCGCAAAAACCGACACACCCGGCGTGTACACCTCGGTCGACGCGTTTCTGAGCTGGGTTGAAACCAACACCTTCAACGCCGGCACGGGCTCGGCCGACGTGCCGGCGCCCGGTGGCGTAGGCGAAGCCTTCGAGCCCCTGGCCAGCGTGTGTCCAGCGGGCAGCACGGGCGGCACCGAGGGCGGCAGCAGCAGCGAATCCGGCAGCGGCTCCGACGGCGCCGGCTTCACGCTTGGCGGTGGCGGCGGTGGTGGCAGCGGCCACGCCTCGGCCGCAGTCGGGTCAGTCTCGCTGTGGGCAGCGCTGCTCGGCGTGTGCGCCGTGTGGCGCCAGGTGCGCCGCCGGGTCAGTCCGACGCGCGCAGACTGCGCTCCGCGCCGAGCGCGTTGA
- a CDS encoding L,D-transpeptidase family protein, translating to MTPRLGTPVARHRARWTAGALALMASALLPATTTAAEFALPPADIAMVGAIQRDVARHDDTLHDIARRHGIGRDEIVAANPDLNSWLPGEGAEVLLPTRYILPDAPREGIVVNLPEMRLYRYATENGKAVVTTHPVSVGRVDWETPLGRARIVRKQKDPNWYPPESIRAEHAADGDPLPRMVPAGPDNPLGQHALRLNLPGYLIHGTNKPWGVGMRVTHGCLRMYPEDIEYLYNTVDVNTPVHLVNQPLKMARHHGVWFVEVHPSLDESPTDVNALLREIVVTVSRTNAAGARVNIPALRAILASASGVPTAVPLSERVALLSH from the coding sequence ATGACACCGCGATTGGGGACACCCGTTGCACGCCACCGGGCGCGCTGGACAGCCGGCGCGCTCGCGCTCATGGCGTCAGCGTTGCTGCCCGCTACGACCACGGCGGCCGAGTTTGCCCTGCCGCCGGCTGACATTGCCATGGTGGGTGCGATCCAGCGCGACGTCGCGCGCCACGATGACACCTTGCACGACATCGCGCGTCGGCACGGGATCGGTCGGGACGAGATCGTCGCCGCCAACCCGGATCTGAACAGCTGGCTGCCCGGCGAGGGGGCCGAAGTGCTGCTGCCGACGCGCTACATCCTGCCCGATGCCCCGCGCGAGGGGATCGTGGTCAACCTGCCGGAAATGCGCCTTTACCGCTACGCGACCGAGAACGGCAAGGCCGTGGTGACCACGCACCCCGTGAGTGTGGGCCGCGTGGATTGGGAGACGCCACTCGGCCGAGCGCGCATCGTGCGAAAGCAGAAGGACCCCAACTGGTACCCACCTGAGTCGATCCGGGCCGAACACGCGGCCGACGGTGACCCCCTGCCGCGCATGGTGCCCGCGGGCCCTGACAACCCGCTCGGGCAGCACGCACTGCGGCTCAACCTGCCGGGCTACCTCATCCACGGCACCAACAAGCCCTGGGGTGTCGGCATGCGGGTCACGCACGGGTGCCTGCGCATGTACCCCGAGGACATCGAGTACCTGTACAACACGGTGGACGTCAACACGCCCGTCCACTTGGTCAATCAACCCCTGAAAATGGCGCGGCACCACGGGGTGTGGTTCGTCGAGGTGCACCCCTCGCTCGACGAGTCGCCCACCGACGTCAACGCGCTGTTGCGGGAGATCGTCGTCACGGTGAGCCGCACCAACGCCGCCGGTGCGCGTGTCAATATTCCGGCGCTGCGCGCCATTCTGGCGTCAGCATCGGGCGTGCCCACTGCTGTGCCACTGTCCGAACGCGTGGCGCTGCTCTCGCACTGA